Proteins encoded in a region of the Sulfitobacter albidus genome:
- a CDS encoding pyridoxal phosphate-dependent aminotransferase: MPPRPARRITDSAPKDFGMFARALGREGLIHLELGMPAEDTPQHIKDATVAALQAGDVHYSDLAGNADLRAALATRMPMPMHADEIIVTNGLTHASFAAFMAFVDAGDEVILLAPYYPQHIGKVELAGGRVVIAPLDAANGFALNADLIAPHLTDRTKAIALVNPCNPTGRVYTRAELQDLADLAIAHDLMIFSDEVYADITYDGATHIPIASLPGMKNRTITMGAFTKAFAMDGWRLGWIAADASLIPALAKITTSEVTHVNTFIQHGALAALQGPADVLAGMVARDAARRDLVVGRLNQMPGLHCAPVEGAIYAFPDISATGLSAQDCAIRLMDEAGVVVEAGSFYGAPGEGHLRVCFGAADMETLSDAMDRMQRFFNAL, encoded by the coding sequence ATGCCTCCCCGCCCCGCTCGCCGCATCACCGATAGCGCGCCCAAGGATTTTGGTATGTTCGCCCGCGCGCTGGGGCGCGAGGGGTTGATCCACCTTGAGCTTGGCATGCCTGCCGAGGATACGCCGCAACATATCAAGGACGCGACCGTGGCCGCCCTGCAAGCGGGTGACGTGCATTATTCGGACCTCGCAGGCAACGCCGATCTGCGGGCCGCCCTCGCTACCCGCATGCCGATGCCAATGCACGCGGACGAGATCATCGTGACCAACGGGCTGACGCATGCGAGCTTTGCCGCCTTCATGGCCTTTGTCGATGCGGGGGACGAGGTGATCCTGCTCGCTCCCTACTACCCGCAGCACATCGGCAAGGTAGAGCTTGCAGGCGGGCGGGTGGTCATCGCTCCGCTCGACGCCGCGAATGGCTTTGCCCTGAACGCAGATCTGATCGCGCCCCATCTCACCGATCGCACCAAGGCGATCGCGCTGGTGAACCCCTGCAACCCGACGGGCCGCGTTTATACGCGGGCAGAGCTGCAGGACCTCGCGGATCTGGCTATCGCGCATGATCTGATGATATTCAGCGACGAGGTCTATGCCGATATTACCTACGATGGCGCGACCCACATCCCGATTGCCTCCCTGCCGGGGATGAAGAACCGCACGATCACAATGGGTGCGTTTACCAAAGCCTTCGCGATGGACGGCTGGAGGCTGGGCTGGATCGCCGCAGATGCGTCCCTGATCCCGGCGCTGGCAAAGATCACCACCAGCGAGGTGACCCACGTCAACACCTTCATCCAACACGGCGCCCTCGCTGCCCTGCAGGGGCCTGCCGATGTCCTTGCGGGGATGGTCGCCCGCGATGCGGCGCGACGTGATCTGGTGGTCGGGCGGCTGAACCAGATGCCGGGGCTGCACTGCGCCCCGGTCGAGGGCGCGATCTATGCCTTTCCGGACATTTCCGCGACAGGGCTCAGCGCGCAGGACTGCGCCATCCGGCTGATGGACGAGGCGGGTGTCGTTGTCGAGGCAGGCAGTTTTTATGGGGCGCCGGGCGAAGGACATCTGCGGGTCTGTTTCGGCGCCGCAGATATGGAAACGTTGAGCGATGCGATGGACCGCATGCAACGCTTTTTCAACGCGCTTTGA
- a CDS encoding SDR family NAD(P)-dependent oxidoreductase, whose amino-acid sequence MTKIAVVTGAAGGMGRAIVARLLADGMQVVGLDVDAQGLADLSAEPGFTGLQTDLTDPDAIADAFARIADLHGGVDALVNNAGTCFMSEFPNIPVAEFERQMALNFSGAFHCCQAAIKLMERREGVRKIVNISSNGAYNFDAFDPPHYRASKAALDTLTKDLARRYATDKIAVNSIAPAMTETPLFGVVSEEVLAKAIAQMPHGRAMQPAEIAAWVGFLIGPAGDVSSGNVIILNQGRDVR is encoded by the coding sequence ATGACGAAGATCGCGGTTGTAACGGGAGCGGCCGGTGGCATGGGCCGCGCCATCGTGGCGCGGCTGCTGGCGGACGGGATGCAGGTCGTCGGTCTGGATGTGGATGCGCAAGGGTTGGCGGATTTGTCGGCAGAGCCGGGCTTCACCGGGTTGCAGACCGATCTGACGGACCCCGACGCAATTGCCGACGCGTTTGCCCGGATCGCTGATTTGCATGGGGGCGTCGACGCGCTGGTCAACAATGCGGGCACCTGCTTCATGTCTGAATTCCCTAACATCCCCGTGGCGGAATTCGAGCGGCAGATGGCGCTTAATTTCTCCGGTGCGTTCCACTGCTGTCAGGCGGCGATCAAGCTGATGGAGAGACGCGAGGGCGTGCGCAAGATCGTGAACATCTCGTCGAACGGCGCGTATAATTTCGACGCGTTCGATCCGCCGCACTACCGCGCAAGCAAAGCCGCGCTTGATACGCTGACAAAAGATCTGGCGCGGCGCTATGCGACCGACAAGATTGCGGTAAACTCCATCGCGCCGGCAATGACCGAAACGCCGCTGTTCGGCGTGGTCAGTGAAGAGGTGCTGGCAAAGGCTATCGCGCAGATGCCCCACGGGCGTGCGATGCAACCGGCCGAGATTGCCGCTTGGGTCGGCTTTCTGATTGGACCCGCCGGTGATGTGTCGAGCGGGAACGTGATCATTCTCAATCAGGGTCGCGACGTGCGCTGA
- a CDS encoding 5-carboxymethyl-2-hydroxymuconate Delta-isomerase, with protein MPHFQIDYSANLDGVVDMVVLCEAIRARAAKIETFPLAGIRVHATRVNHYAIADGNPDHGFIDLSVRLRAGREEAVKRDALRAVFATMTDFLTPVMRTRSIALSAEMRDIDPALSEKTGTIRDHLETPT; from the coding sequence ATGCCGCATTTCCAGATCGACTATTCCGCCAACCTCGATGGGGTCGTGGATATGGTGGTGCTGTGCGAGGCGATCCGCGCGCGGGCGGCAAAAATCGAGACCTTCCCGCTGGCCGGGATCCGCGTGCATGCCACGCGCGTCAATCACTATGCCATTGCCGACGGGAATCCCGATCACGGCTTTATCGATCTGAGCGTGCGTCTGAGGGCGGGCCGGGAGGAGGCGGTCAAGCGCGACGCGCTCAGGGCAGTCTTTGCCACGATGACAGATTTCCTGACGCCCGTGATGAGGACAAGGTCGATCGCGCTTTCGGCAGAGATGCGCGATATCGATCCTGCGCTGTCCGAAAAAACCGGCACCATCCGAGATCATCTGGAGACACCGACATGA
- a CDS encoding MBL fold metallo-hydrolase, which produces MKEQTLLKGKPVSFAILDYGLFEVHSGPRTIGICGALVSTDAGEHVLIDTGFPPKYIADSEAATREDGLGSFGRVLSLTPANSVDAQLALLGLARNDITLMIQSHTHIDHLGEMGGFPGVPILIAAAERALPRPLYWTGGQPMAWPEAEYIEIVQDTRIAPGFDVLLCPGHAPGQLAFALDLPQTGALIFTSDAISRASEIDEGFAGSWDVPLAIHHGARLMTLAREQGARVIYGHSPEEWPTLRKAPRTFD; this is translated from the coding sequence ATGAAAGAGCAAACGCTTCTCAAGGGCAAACCGGTATCCTTCGCGATCCTCGATTACGGGCTGTTCGAGGTGCATAGCGGGCCCCGCACCATCGGTATCTGTGGCGCACTGGTCAGCACCGACGCAGGCGAGCATGTGCTGATCGACACGGGCTTTCCGCCCAAATACATCGCCGACTCCGAGGCGGCGACGCGTGAGGATGGGCTGGGCAGCTTTGGCCGTGTGCTGTCGCTGACGCCCGCCAACAGCGTGGATGCGCAGCTGGCGTTGCTGGGTCTTGCCCGCAATGACATTACCCTGATGATCCAGAGCCATACGCACATTGATCATCTGGGCGAAATGGGCGGCTTTCCCGGCGTACCGATCCTGATCGCTGCGGCAGAGCGCGCCCTTCCCCGCCCACTTTATTGGACTGGCGGCCAGCCGATGGCATGGCCCGAGGCCGAGTATATCGAGATCGTGCAGGATACGCGCATCGCACCGGGCTTCGATGTGCTGCTCTGTCCCGGTCACGCGCCCGGACAGCTCGCATTCGCGCTTGATCTCCCACAGACCGGCGCGCTGATCTTCACGTCGGACGCCATCAGCCGCGCCTCGGAGATTGACGAGGGGTTTGCAGGCTCTTGGGACGTGCCGCTGGCAATCCACCACGGCGCGCGGCTCATGACGCTGGCACGGGAACAGGGCGCACGGGTGATCTATGGACACTCCCCCGAAGAGTGGCCCACCCTGAGAAAAGCACCACGGACGTTCGACTAA
- a CDS encoding GcvT family protein: MKSHYRVVVIGGGVVGTSVLYHLAKGGWTDVCLIERSILTAGSSWHAAGGIHALNADPNIAQLQAYTIDLLSEIEEESGQNIGLHMTGGLTMAGTPDRWEWLQSAYRTFQSIGIEDCRLVTVEEAVALNPIMSGDGLLGGMWADREGYIDTTGTVHAYAGAAKKRGAEVIEHNRVLELNQTLEGWEVVTEKGTVTCEHVVNAAGLWAKQVGRMAGIELPVSPLNHHYLISDTIPALEKLDFEVPMTVDLEGFTYLRQDQKGVLLGIYEVDHQHWMMDGAPWEYGFELQQEDPDRIEHELTLGFNRYPALQDVGVKTWVNGAFTFSPDGNPLVGPVPGKRGYWSACAVMAGFLQGGGVGKSLAEWMIHGEPEADVYGMDVARYGIWAENKQYIKETTGQFYSRRFVMTYPNEQLPAGRPLKTAPAYADMTAKGCQWAQSWDLEVPLYFAPEGFAETPSLKRSNAFDIVARECKAVREGVGLLDITGFSRFEISGEGAEEWLRSILATKLPKPGRARLAVMLGEDARLKGDLTLFNWGDGTWWLMGSYYLRRWHMRWFEDHMGDGVSVRDLGEEMAGFSLSGPKSRAVMERLNADAATLPFMGCADFDIGLMRCRVGRLSVTGELGYEIHCRMGDHAMLRRALLAAGADDAIIEFGFNALLSLRLEKSFGIWSAEFTQGYTAGMTAMDRWIDWDREGFTGRDAALAERDGNGPARVQVTLEVDADGADASGYEPIWAEGQKVGFVTSGGYGHTIGKSLAMALVDADHAGEGTDLRVHVVGVERAAKVIAPSPYDPDGTAMRA; encoded by the coding sequence ATGAAATCGCACTACCGTGTTGTCGTGATCGGGGGCGGCGTTGTCGGCACCTCTGTGCTGTACCATCTGGCCAAGGGCGGGTGGACCGACGTCTGCCTGATCGAACGCTCCATCCTGACGGCGGGCAGCAGCTGGCACGCGGCGGGGGGCATCCATGCGCTGAACGCCGATCCCAATATCGCACAGCTACAGGCCTATACCATCGACCTGCTGAGCGAGATCGAGGAAGAGAGCGGTCAGAACATCGGCCTGCACATGACCGGCGGTCTGACGATGGCGGGCACGCCGGATCGCTGGGAATGGCTGCAATCGGCCTACCGCACGTTCCAATCCATCGGGATCGAGGATTGCCGTCTGGTCACGGTCGAAGAGGCTGTCGCGCTAAACCCGATCATGTCGGGCGACGGTCTGTTGGGCGGCATGTGGGCCGACCGGGAGGGGTATATCGACACAACCGGTACGGTCCACGCTTACGCGGGTGCGGCCAAGAAACGCGGCGCGGAGGTGATCGAGCATAACCGCGTGCTGGAGTTGAACCAGACCCTTGAGGGCTGGGAGGTCGTGACCGAAAAGGGCACCGTGACCTGTGAGCATGTCGTCAACGCGGCGGGGCTGTGGGCCAAGCAGGTCGGCCGCATGGCAGGGATCGAACTCCCCGTGAGCCCGCTCAACCATCACTACCTCATCTCCGACACGATCCCGGCGCTGGAAAAGCTGGATTTCGAAGTGCCGATGACCGTGGATCTCGAAGGGTTCACCTACCTGCGGCAGGACCAGAAGGGCGTGCTTCTGGGCATTTACGAGGTCGATCACCAGCACTGGATGATGGACGGCGCGCCCTGGGAATACGGGTTCGAGCTGCAACAGGAAGACCCCGACCGGATCGAGCATGAGCTGACGCTGGGCTTTAACCGCTATCCCGCCTTGCAGGACGTGGGCGTCAAGACATGGGTGAACGGTGCCTTCACCTTTTCGCCCGATGGCAATCCGCTGGTGGGGCCGGTGCCGGGCAAGCGCGGCTATTGGTCGGCCTGCGCGGTGATGGCCGGGTTCCTGCAAGGGGGCGGCGTGGGCAAATCGCTCGCCGAATGGATGATCCACGGGGAGCCTGAGGCGGATGTCTACGGCATGGATGTGGCGCGCTACGGCATCTGGGCGGAGAACAAGCAGTACATCAAGGAAACCACCGGGCAGTTTTACTCGCGCCGGTTTGTGATGACCTATCCGAATGAGCAACTCCCCGCAGGGCGCCCGCTCAAAACCGCGCCCGCCTATGCGGACATGACCGCCAAGGGCTGTCAGTGGGCGCAAAGCTGGGATCTGGAAGTACCACTGTATTTTGCGCCCGAGGGGTTTGCGGAGACACCCTCGCTCAAACGCTCCAACGCGTTTGATATCGTGGCGCGCGAATGCAAGGCGGTGCGCGAGGGTGTGGGGCTGTTGGACATCACGGGCTTCTCGCGGTTCGAGATTTCGGGCGAGGGGGCTGAGGAGTGGCTGCGATCGATCCTCGCGACCAAGCTGCCAAAACCGGGACGCGCGCGATTGGCTGTGATGCTGGGAGAGGACGCGCGGCTCAAGGGCGATTTGACGCTGTTCAACTGGGGGGACGGGACGTGGTGGCTGATGGGCAGCTATTACCTGCGCCGCTGGCACATGCGCTGGTTCGAGGATCACATGGGCGACGGTGTGAGCGTCCGCGATCTGGGGGAGGAGATGGCGGGGTTCTCCCTCTCCGGTCCCAAATCGCGCGCGGTGATGGAGCGGCTGAACGCGGATGCGGCGACGCTGCCCTTCATGGGATGCGCGGATTTCGACATCGGCCTGATGCGCTGCCGCGTCGGGCGGCTGAGCGTCACGGGCGAGCTGGGGTACGAAATCCATTGCCGCATGGGCGATCACGCGATGTTGCGGCGCGCCCTGCTGGCGGCGGGGGCGGATGACGCGATCATCGAGTTCGGGTTCAACGCGCTGCTGAGCCTGCGGCTGGAAAAAAGCTTTGGCATCTGGTCGGCGGAATTCACCCAAGGCTACACCGCGGGCATGACCGCGATGGACCGCTGGATCGATTGGGACCGCGAAGGCTTTACCGGGCGCGACGCGGCGCTGGCTGAGCGGGACGGTAACGGCCCCGCGCGCGTGCAAGTCACGCTGGAGGTCGACGCCGACGGTGCCGACGCCAGCGGGTACGAGCCGATCTGGGCGGAAGGGCAAAAGGTCGGCTTTGTCACCTCGGGCGGCTACGGGCATACCATAGGCAAATCGCTGGCAATGGCACTGGTCGATGCCGATCACGCGGGCGAGGGCACTGATCTGCGCGTGCATGTGGTGGGGGTCGAGCGGGCCGCAAAGGTCATCGCGCCCTCGCCTTACGACCCCGACGGCACGGCGATGCGGGCGTGA
- a CDS encoding aminotransferase class V-fold PLP-dependent enzyme: MSLALVTFVTSTASHRPDLARLLAHGQVRGSLVGVDLTQGIGIVPFSLRETPVDFCVSTSLKWLCGTPGAGIVQMNGDLIAETTPELRGWFSQENPFAWDLDGFAYAPDARRFDHGTPSVMACVGSVPALRWHAGAEGVVAHNRRLTAQIIAQAQAAGMTLASPLAAEARGGSVMLRLGGEVDAPALVDRLRTHEIYTDARGQILRLSPGIVTELPDVERLFEVLG, translated from the coding sequence GTGAGCCTGGCGCTGGTGACCTTTGTCACCTCGACCGCCTCGCACCGGCCCGATCTGGCGCGGCTTTTGGCACACGGGCAGGTCCGTGGGTCACTTGTCGGGGTGGATTTGACACAGGGGATCGGGATCGTGCCGTTCTCGCTGCGCGAAACGCCGGTGGATTTTTGCGTATCGACCTCGCTGAAATGGCTCTGCGGGACGCCGGGCGCGGGGATTGTGCAGATGAACGGGGATTTGATCGCCGAGACGACGCCGGAGCTGCGCGGCTGGTTCAGTCAGGAAAATCCCTTTGCCTGGGATCTGGACGGGTTTGCCTATGCGCCCGATGCGCGGCGGTTTGATCATGGGACGCCATCGGTGATGGCCTGTGTAGGCTCGGTGCCCGCATTGCGCTGGCACGCAGGCGCGGAAGGGGTCGTGGCGCATAACCGCAGGCTGACCGCGCAGATTATCGCGCAGGCGCAGGCAGCGGGAATGACGCTGGCCTCCCCGCTGGCGGCGGAGGCGCGGGGCGGATCCGTTATGCTGCGGCTTGGGGGCGAGGTGGATGCGCCAGCCTTGGTGGATCGGCTGCGCACCCACGAGATCTATACCGACGCGCGCGGCCAGATTTTGCGCCTATCGCCGGGGATCGTGACGGAATTGCCGGATGTTGAGCGGCTTTTCGAGGTGCTTGGCTAG
- a CDS encoding TetR/AcrR family transcriptional regulator — protein sequence MTRRDTPLLHRDDPARAALTGHVKVTREDWLNHARDALVTGGAGEVKILGLARQMGVSRSSFYGYFRDRSDLLDALLTEWEARNSAQIIAHCRLPAASITEGCCNFFRCFVDDAKFDRGLDFAVREWARRDRGLRLRVDAADTARLAAVEAMFLAHGYAPADADARARILYFMQLGYHALEVFEPMPLRLSRVGSYIMGFTGMPPEPFALSAFIAEVEAMGAP from the coding sequence ATGACGCGCCGCGACACCCCCCTGCTGCACCGCGACGACCCCGCGCGCGCCGCGCTGACCGGTCACGTCAAAGTCACCCGTGAGGATTGGCTCAACCACGCGCGCGACGCGCTGGTGACCGGCGGCGCGGGGGAGGTCAAGATCCTCGGCCTCGCCCGGCAAATGGGTGTTTCAAGATCCAGTTTCTACGGCTATTTCCGCGATCGCAGTGATCTGCTGGACGCGCTTTTGACCGAATGGGAAGCGCGCAATTCAGCGCAGATCATCGCCCACTGCCGCCTGCCTGCCGCGTCGATCACCGAAGGGTGCTGCAACTTCTTTCGCTGTTTTGTGGATGATGCGAAGTTCGATCGAGGTCTCGATTTCGCCGTGCGCGAATGGGCGCGCAGGGACAGGGGCTTGCGGCTGCGGGTCGATGCCGCCGATACTGCGCGGCTGGCAGCGGTCGAGGCAATGTTTCTTGCGCATGGTTATGCGCCCGCAGACGCGGATGCGCGGGCGCGGATCCTCTACTTCATGCAGCTCGGCTATCACGCGTTGGAGGTTTTCGAGCCAATGCCGCTGCGCCTGTCACGGGTTGGTTCCTACATCATGGGCTTTACCGGGATGCCGCCGGAACCGTTTGCGCTGTCGGCATTCATCGCCGAGGTCGAGGCGATGGGCGCCCCATAG
- a CDS encoding aminotransferase class I/II-fold pyridoxal phosphate-dependent enzyme: protein MKVKIHTLFQYLLETVDAAPEAIVGFSLAEPPKLGDFLDDLDPDMALDWNNRDFSGLPELKAHVLGQAGLSLDPSDVLITAGAAEANYLVLMQLLHPGDDIVIETPGWPQAEVIAKAKGVKITRVERREADAWALPLDALRDAVTERTKLIFLTNPNNPTGNLMDRATLEEVVQIADRVGAWLLVDEVYAGLEWAAPRAPSVAGMYARGITTGSVSKALGLQGLRTGWIICRDAGLMRDAVILRENASEIMNIMGEVIAEIALRPDRYTPALDKARREGRANLRHLDAWVHAQEGLSWVAPQAGLIGLGRLPEGIDSDAFARFLLGDPYRTFALPGSSYDQPGHIRLGVGGGASVNLDHGLDRLGRALRDYNG from the coding sequence ATGAAAGTCAAGATCCACACCTTGTTTCAATACCTGCTGGAAACGGTCGACGCGGCGCCGGAGGCCATCGTTGGCTTCTCTCTGGCCGAGCCGCCAAAGCTTGGTGATTTTCTGGACGATCTGGATCCCGACATGGCACTGGATTGGAACAACCGTGATTTCAGCGGTTTGCCGGAGCTGAAGGCGCATGTGCTGGGGCAGGCGGGGCTTTCGCTCGATCCGTCGGACGTACTTATCACCGCGGGGGCGGCGGAGGCGAATTATCTCGTCCTGATGCAGCTGCTTCATCCGGGCGATGACATTGTGATTGAAACTCCCGGCTGGCCACAGGCAGAGGTGATCGCCAAGGCCAAGGGCGTCAAGATCACCCGTGTGGAGCGCCGCGAGGCCGATGCGTGGGCGCTTCCGCTGGACGCGCTACGCGATGCCGTGACGGAGCGGACCAAGCTGATCTTTCTCACCAACCCCAACAACCCGACCGGCAATCTGATGGACCGCGCCACCCTCGAAGAAGTCGTGCAGATTGCTGACCGGGTCGGCGCGTGGCTGCTGGTCGATGAGGTCTACGCCGGGTTGGAATGGGCGGCGCCGCGCGCGCCAAGCGTCGCCGGGATGTACGCGCGCGGCATCACCACGGGATCGGTGAGCAAGGCGTTGGGGCTGCAAGGGTTGCGCACCGGCTGGATTATCTGCCGCGATGCGGGCCTCATGCGTGACGCGGTGATCCTGCGCGAAAATGCCTCTGAAATCATGAATATCATGGGAGAGGTCATTGCCGAAATCGCCCTGCGCCCCGACCGCTACACCCCCGCGCTGGACAAGGCGCGGCGCGAGGGGCGTGCAAACCTGCGCCATCTTGATGCGTGGGTGCACGCGCAAGAGGGCTTGAGCTGGGTCGCGCCACAGGCCGGGCTGATCGGACTGGGCCGATTGCCCGAGGGGATCGACAGCGATGCCTTTGCGCGGTTTCTGCTGGGCGATCCTTATCGAACCTTTGCGCTACCGGGGTCGAGTTACGATCAGCCCGGACATATTCGGTTGGGCGTAGGCGGGGGCGCATCGGTGAACCTCGATCACGGGCTGGACCGGCTGGGGCGAGCGCTGCGCGATTATAACGGGTAG
- a CDS encoding trimethylamine methyltransferase family protein yields the protein MSRRRGRGAGPPPSRAVDYHNLRNPFPPMAVFPEDRIAAMHDTALRTLEELGMRVLLREAVEIFRRAGARVVEDMVFIGRDMVAAAIATAPTSITGRAGRRAKDVTLELGSLVFQPGAGAPHATDLKRGRRPGSARDYREYTTLAHHFDVFQMMSPSVEPQDVPPHLRHYFTTEAQLTLTDKFPFIFARGTPQVTECFEMMRDFRGVSDAEFAAHPHTYTIINTNSPRTLDVPMAQGLIDFAKAGQLSIVTPFTLMGAMAPITVAGAITLSHAEALAAITLTQLTRPGAPVCYGTFTSNVDMKSGAPAFGTPGHFQASLAAGQLARHIGLPWRSAAGSASNLNDVQAANENQMGLWGCLMAGATVVIHSAGWLEGGLSVSYEKIVTDCEVLNMVAELCAGAQAGEDEIGYDSALSAVDPSGHFFAAPQTMDRYNTEFYEPIVHDYANFGTWTERGARDASARATDVWQAILDADVRPAVDHARLGALHDYIARRTEAGGAPPES from the coding sequence GTGAGCCGCCGCCGGGGCAGGGGCGCCGGGCCACCGCCCAGCCGCGCGGTGGATTACCACAATCTGCGCAACCCCTTCCCGCCGATGGCCGTGTTCCCCGAGGATCGTATCGCGGCAATGCACGACACCGCGCTGCGCACCCTCGAAGAATTGGGGATGCGCGTGCTGCTGCGCGAGGCGGTCGAGATTTTTCGCCGTGCGGGAGCGCGCGTGGTGGAGGACATGGTTTTCATCGGGCGCGACATGGTCGCTGCAGCGATTGCCACGGCGCCCACCTCGATCACCGGGCGGGCCGGGCGGCGGGCCAAGGACGTGACGCTGGAACTGGGCAGTCTGGTCTTTCAACCGGGTGCGGGGGCACCCCATGCGACCGATCTCAAACGCGGGCGGCGGCCCGGTTCGGCGCGCGATTACCGCGAATACACGACCCTCGCCCATCACTTTGATGTTTTCCAGATGATGAGCCCCTCGGTTGAGCCGCAGGATGTACCCCCGCATCTGCGCCACTATTTCACCACCGAGGCGCAGCTGACGCTGACCGACAAGTTCCCCTTTATCTTTGCGCGCGGCACGCCGCAGGTGACCGAATGTTTCGAGATGATGCGCGATTTTCGCGGGGTGTCGGACGCGGAATTCGCCGCCCACCCCCACACTTATACGATAATCAACACCAATAGCCCGCGCACGCTGGATGTCCCCATGGCGCAGGGGTTGATCGATTTTGCCAAGGCGGGTCAGCTGAGCATCGTCACGCCCTTTACGCTGATGGGGGCGATGGCGCCGATCACGGTGGCTGGTGCGATTACGCTGAGCCACGCAGAGGCGCTTGCCGCGATCACCCTGACGCAGCTAACACGCCCCGGCGCGCCGGTCTGCTACGGCACGTTCACCTCGAACGTCGATATGAAATCGGGCGCGCCCGCCTTCGGCACGCCGGGGCATTTTCAGGCATCGCTGGCGGCGGGGCAATTGGCGCGGCACATCGGGCTTCCGTGGCGCTCGGCGGCGGGCTCGGCATCGAACCTCAACGATGTGCAGGCGGCCAATGAAAACCAGATGGGCCTGTGGGGTTGTCTGATGGCAGGGGCCACGGTGGTGATCCATTCGGCGGGCTGGCTGGAAGGGGGGCTGAGCGTATCGTACGAAAAGATCGTCACCGATTGCGAAGTGCTCAACATGGTGGCCGAGCTCTGCGCGGGCGCGCAGGCGGGGGAGGATGAGATCGGGTATGACAGCGCGCTCAGCGCGGTTGACCCTTCGGGCCATTTCTTTGCCGCGCCGCAGACGATGGACCGTTACAACACCGAGTTTTACGAGCCTATCGTGCATGACTACGCCAATTTCGGCACCTGGACCGAGCGTGGCGCGCGCGATGCCAGCGCGCGGGCCACGGATGTGTGGCAGGCAATCCTGGATGCCGATGTGCGCCCGGCAGTCGATCACGCCCGCCTCGGCGCGCTGCACGACTACATCGCACGCCGAACAGAGGCGGGCGGCGCCCCGCCGGAAAGCTGA
- a CDS encoding beta-galactosidase trimerization domain-containing protein, with amino-acid sequence MFDYDAAWAWDVQPHGAGLSYFQLVFDVYRGLRGLGLSVDILAPDTCDFAGYAVVLVPGMMHMSAALKEALIRAEAQIVLGPRSAARDSEFSIPVPLPPAFAGLDLHVTAAESLRSDCPEALEGGGAFTGYRELLDGGATVTERCADGWPAVMAANNLRYLAGWPDEAAMRRLLRDVACDAGLQTLDLPGAVRCRDTGAERFWFNFDTVAQDVAGRQLPPISVTREAKT; translated from the coding sequence ATGTTTGATTACGACGCGGCCTGGGCGTGGGACGTACAGCCGCACGGGGCGGGGCTGAGCTATTTTCAATTGGTGTTCGATGTCTATCGCGGGCTGCGCGGTTTGGGCCTATCGGTAGACATTCTCGCGCCGGACACGTGTGATTTTGCGGGCTATGCAGTGGTGTTGGTGCCAGGGATGATGCATATGTCCGCGGCGTTGAAAGAAGCTTTGATACGCGCGGAGGCGCAGATTGTGCTGGGGCCGCGCAGTGCCGCGCGGGACAGTGAATTCAGCATCCCCGTGCCCCTTCCACCGGCGTTTGCCGGGCTCGATCTGCACGTCACGGCGGCGGAATCCCTGCGTTCCGATTGCCCCGAAGCGCTGGAGGGTGGCGGCGCCTTTACAGGGTATCGCGAATTGCTGGACGGCGGTGCCACGGTGACCGAGCGTTGCGCCGATGGCTGGCCCGCCGTGATGGCTGCGAATAATCTGCGCTATCTGGCCGGGTGGCCCGACGAAGCTGCGATGCGGCGCCTGCTACGTGATGTGGCGTGCGACGCAGGACTTCAAACGCTCGATCTGCCCGGCGCCGTGCGCTGCCGCGATACCGGGGCAGAGCGGTTCTGGTTCAACTTCGATACGGTGGCTCAGGACGTTGCGGGGCGGCAATTGCCCCCGATTTCCGTCACGCGGGAGGCAAAGACTTGA